From the Lepidochelys kempii isolate rLepKem1 chromosome 2, rLepKem1.hap2, whole genome shotgun sequence genome, one window contains:
- the LOC140905832 gene encoding lymphocyte antigen 6E-like, with protein MKAFLIILLAAVLWAERAYSLHCHVCNSTTANTCTNPVNCSTADHYCTTFIRNSSAPDYLLEKGCSPSCPLSTMMKTLVMPQSSFLCCQEDLCNGVGDMRIGYLALAMSIFAGFVVTFVRTGV; from the exons ATGAAGGCTTTTCTAATCATTTTGCTGGCCGCAGTCCTGTGGGCAGAGAGAG CTTACTCGCTGCATTGCCACGTGTGTAACAGCACAACGGCGAACACCTGCACGAATCCTGTCAATTGCTCAACAGCTGATCATTACTGCACGACATTTATTAGAA ACAGCTCCGCTCCTGACTATCTCCTGGAGAAGGGATGTTCCCCATCGTGCCCACTCTCTACAATGATGAAAACTCTTGTCATGCCCCAATCTTCTTTTCTCTGCTGCCAGGAAGATTTGTGCAATGGCGTGGGTGACATGAGAATCGGCTACCTGGCATTGGCAATGAGCATCTTTGCCGGCTTTGTTGTCACCTTTGTCAGGACCGGAGTGTGA